Proteins from one Belonocnema kinseyi isolate 2016_QV_RU_SX_M_011 chromosome 8, B_treatae_v1, whole genome shotgun sequence genomic window:
- the LOC117178225 gene encoding uncharacterized protein LOC117178225 — protein MELEDNEWTFIQPEVIIKVEEGEVEKLEDLENTSASGTSSNDDSTESSDSDSQLNNDKKDVKKKKRKKLLKRGETFKSFEDLEARRREVEKVSHCFFYRRSSHGIDSKKAKRLKKNFHPRLKYYTIKYACDSGGKNFKTQSTGKRRSGTAQKGCKASFVVTATKNGKALEVREVNLKHNHECSEDVHNHKPRSRRLSKDDELEISHLLNFSSDKKEIKEYYQKKTGKVILMKDIINLAAKLNKSTKNKSDKAIDELKKT, from the exons atggaatTAGAAGATAATGAATGGACGTTTATACAGCCAGAAGTTATTATAAAGGTAGAAGAAGGAGAAGTAGAGAAATTAGAAGACTTAGAAAATACATCTGCCTCAGGAACGTCATCTAATG atGATTCCACAGAGTCAAGTGATTCTGATTCACAattgaataatgataaaaaagatgtaaaaaaaaagaagagaaagaaattattgaaaagagGTGaaacctttaaatcttttgaggaTTTAGAAGCTCGACGAAGAGAGGTGGAGAAGGTATCACACTGTTTTTTTTATCGTCGCAGTTCCCATGGAATAGATAGCAAGAAGgcgaaaaggttaaaaaaaaattttcatccaagactAAAGTATTATACCATCAAATATGCTTGTGATTCAGGcggaaaaaattttaagacacaGTCAACAGGAAAAAGGAGATCGGG TACAGCACAAAAAGGTTGCAAGGCCTCATTCGTAGTGActgcaacaaaaaatggaaaagctttAGAAGTGAGAGAAGTTAACTTAAAACATAATCATGAGTGTTCTGAG GATGTGCACAATCATAAGCCTAGGTCAAGGCGTTTAAGCAAAGACGATGAATTGGAAATTTCTCATCTATTAAACTTTAGCTCTGATAAGAAGGAGATAAAAGAATACTATCAGAAAAAGACAGGGAAAGTGATTTTAATGAAGGATATTATAAATCTTGCTGCGAAGCTAAATAAGAGCACGAAAAATAAATCTGACAAAGCGATCgatgaattaaagaaaacatga